In Tsuneonella amylolytica, one genomic interval encodes:
- a CDS encoding AtpZ/AtpI family protein: protein MSDETPAREPIGEDARIDALEARLKAAREREEKRTEPHMQGADANYRSGNRALADLLGGVLGGLVLGWLFDWLAGTLPWGLLVGLALGIVVAFRNILRSAKQRPDE from the coding sequence ATGAGCGACGAGACGCCTGCACGGGAGCCCATCGGGGAAGATGCGCGGATCGACGCGCTCGAGGCGCGGCTGAAGGCCGCACGCGAGCGGGAAGAGAAGCGCACCGAGCCGCACATGCAGGGTGCCGATGCGAATTATCGCAGCGGAAACCGCGCGTTGGCGGACTTGCTCGGCGGGGTTCTCGGCGGCCTGGTGCTCGGCTGGTTGTTCGACTGGCTGGCCGGTACCTTGCCCTGGGGTCTGTTGGTGGGTCTCGCTCTCGGGATCGTCGTCGCCTTCAGAAACATCTTACGTTCTGCAAAGCAGCGCCCCGACGAATAG
- a CDS encoding YnbE family lipoprotein: protein MTGDGRIARWAGVRGLPLAMLGAVGLGGCVQVTAPDKPIVIELNVNIRQEVIYRLAADAGNTIDENEDIF, encoded by the coding sequence ATGACAGGGGACGGACGGATTGCGCGCTGGGCCGGGGTGCGGGGACTGCCGCTGGCGATGCTGGGGGCGGTCGGATTGGGGGGCTGCGTCCAGGTGACCGCGCCCGACAAGCCGATCGTGATCGAACTTAACGTCAACATCCGGCAGGAAGTGATATACCGGTTGGCCGCCGATGCGGGCAACACGATCGACGAGAACGAGGACATCTTCTGA
- a CDS encoding YdbL family protein: MRKFLITAAAAAAATGLIAAPALAQRDPAYEAARSSGQVGEKMDGYLGIVGAGNAALQRVVSDINIKRRAVYAEKARAANATLEEYALTAGCLAIARTAPGEKYQAPDGSWQTRTAAPPQRDSRCPA; this comes from the coding sequence ATGCGCAAGTTTCTGATAACCGCCGCCGCAGCGGCCGCTGCAACCGGCCTGATCGCCGCGCCGGCCCTGGCGCAGCGCGATCCGGCATACGAGGCCGCGCGCTCTTCGGGTCAGGTGGGCGAAAAGATGGACGGCTATCTCGGCATCGTCGGAGCGGGCAACGCCGCTCTGCAGCGCGTGGTGAGCGACATCAATATCAAGCGCCGGGCGGTCTATGCCGAGAAGGCCCGCGCCGCCAACGCCACGCTGGAGGAATACGCGCTAACCGCCGGATGTCTCGCGATCGCGCGCACGGCGCCGGGCGAAAAGTACCAGGCCCCCGACGGCAGCTGGCAGACCCGCACCGCCGCGCCGCCGCAGCGCGACAGTCGCTGCCCTGCGTAA
- a CDS encoding intermembrane phospholipid transport protein YdbH family protein, translated as MAQASGELEEAIAIEEARARRRWPRVLIGVVLLVLALLAAAWLSRERIAGNVIEGQLREYDIPATYEIERIAPDRQVLKNVVVGDPRSPDLTIERAEVAIRYRLGTPQLGRVTLIRPRLYGTLRGGTLSFGTLDKALFRKTGAPPGLPKLDVRIADGRALIESDYGPLGIKAEGAGRIYDGFAGMIAVAAPRLDAAGCNARGATLYGKVSTSGGKPTIDGPLRIASFRCADRGVSLADAAIALKATADKDFGGVEGRGRIATGALAVAETRASSASGSMRATWRGDALTAKYTLAARGFAHPQARVALLTADGTLRARDGFGSAVLQSDLEGNGVRAGDALDRILAGGEAGVEGTLLAPLLRKARTALARESRASSFTASVTARKTADRLGVTIPNAALRGRSGATLLSLSQVALSSAGSGPPRFSGNLATGGAGLPRIVGRMERGPGGRAVLRMRMAEYAAGGAALEIPELVLAQAPGGTLGFAGQARASGPLPGGSTRNLLLPLQGTWGRGGLTMWTRCIDVRFDALALASLSLERRGVRVCPSRGQPILRQDGRGLRIAAGAPSLDLAGRLAQTPIRLRSGAVGFAYPGALSARAVDVSLGPVATASTFRISNLTATFGREIAGTFDDSDVRLFNVPLNLEGTSGKWRYAGGTLSISEGAFRLVDRQDARRFNPLVSEGGTLTLRDNVIDAQATMFEPGTRRKVTDVAIRHDLATGTGHADLSVPGILFDRRLQPDALFPLAKGVVANTRGVVTGTGRIDWSERGVTSTGAFSSDDLDFAAAFGPVKGASGTVVFSDLLNLTTAPGQKIRFASVNPGIEVTDGELAFSLTGGRILAVEGATWPFMGGTLTLTSTTLNLGQSEERRYVFEIVGLEAEQFVERMELPNISATGTFDGTMPIIFDNAGVGRIEGGLLIARPPGGNVSYVGELSRENLGAIANFAFDALKSLDYQQMSIGMDGNLTGEIVTRVRFDGVRQGAGAKRNFITRRFENLPIRFNVNVRAPFYQLITSLKSMYDPASVRDPRELGLLTDDGRVLKRAVSPPPPAIKPEDIVPDGPPIQSSESETKP; from the coding sequence ATGGCGCAGGCGTCGGGCGAACTCGAAGAAGCAATAGCGATCGAGGAAGCGCGAGCCCGCCGGCGCTGGCCGCGCGTCCTCATCGGCGTTGTCCTCCTCGTCCTCGCGTTGCTGGCCGCTGCTTGGTTGTCGCGCGAGCGGATCGCGGGCAACGTCATCGAGGGCCAACTTCGCGAATACGACATTCCGGCCACCTATGAGATCGAACGGATCGCGCCCGATCGCCAGGTCCTGAAGAACGTGGTCGTGGGCGATCCGCGGTCGCCCGACCTGACGATCGAACGGGCCGAAGTCGCCATCCGCTACCGCCTCGGCACCCCGCAGCTGGGTCGGGTCACCCTGATTCGCCCGCGCCTGTACGGCACGTTGCGCGGAGGCACGCTGAGCTTCGGCACGCTCGACAAGGCGCTGTTTCGCAAGACCGGCGCCCCGCCGGGCCTGCCCAAGCTGGACGTGCGCATCGCCGACGGACGCGCGCTGATCGAAAGCGATTACGGCCCGCTCGGCATCAAGGCCGAAGGGGCGGGGCGGATCTACGACGGGTTCGCCGGGATGATCGCGGTTGCGGCGCCCCGCCTCGATGCGGCGGGCTGCAACGCGCGCGGCGCGACGCTTTACGGCAAGGTGTCCACATCGGGCGGCAAGCCGACGATCGACGGGCCGCTGCGCATAGCGAGCTTTCGGTGCGCGGATCGGGGCGTTTCGCTCGCCGATGCGGCAATCGCGCTGAAAGCCACCGCCGACAAGGACTTCGGCGGCGTTGAGGGCCGGGGGCGGATCGCGACCGGCGCGCTCGCGGTCGCAGAGACGCGCGCGAGCAGCGCGAGCGGATCGATGCGCGCGACCTGGCGCGGCGATGCCCTGACCGCGAAATATACGCTGGCCGCGCGCGGTTTCGCGCATCCGCAGGCGAGGGTCGCTTTGCTGACGGCGGACGGAACGCTGCGCGCGCGCGATGGCTTCGGCTCGGCCGTGCTGCAGTCGGACCTCGAAGGGAACGGTGTGCGTGCCGGCGATGCACTCGATCGCATCCTCGCCGGTGGTGAGGCTGGAGTGGAAGGCACTTTGCTCGCGCCGTTGCTGCGCAAGGCGCGCACGGCGCTTGCGAGGGAGAGCCGTGCGAGTTCCTTCACTGCGAGCGTCACGGCACGAAAAACGGCCGACAGGCTGGGGGTGACGATCCCGAATGCAGCGCTGCGCGGCAGGAGCGGTGCGACCCTGTTGTCGCTAAGCCAGGTGGCGTTGAGCTCTGCCGGCTCCGGCCCGCCCCGCTTTTCCGGCAACCTCGCGACCGGGGGCGCCGGTCTTCCACGCATCGTGGGCCGGATGGAGCGCGGGCCGGGCGGACGGGCCGTCCTGCGTATGCGGATGGCCGAATACGCCGCCGGCGGCGCAGCACTGGAGATACCCGAACTGGTCCTCGCGCAGGCGCCGGGCGGTACGCTCGGTTTTGCCGGACAGGCACGGGCGAGCGGGCCGCTGCCCGGTGGCTCGACCCGCAATCTCTTACTGCCACTGCAGGGGACCTGGGGGCGGGGCGGCCTCACGATGTGGACGCGGTGCATCGACGTGCGTTTCGATGCGCTGGCGCTTGCCTCGCTCAGCCTCGAGAGGCGCGGAGTGCGTGTATGCCCGAGCCGGGGGCAGCCGATCCTGCGCCAGGACGGGCGCGGCCTCAGGATCGCGGCGGGTGCGCCTTCGCTCGATCTTGCCGGGCGGCTCGCGCAGACGCCCATACGGCTGCGCAGCGGCGCGGTCGGCTTCGCCTATCCCGGCGCGCTCAGCGCCCGCGCGGTCGACGTCAGTCTCGGCCCCGTGGCGACCGCCAGCACCTTCCGCATCTCGAACCTGACGGCGACATTCGGCCGCGAGATCGCCGGTACGTTCGATGATTCCGACGTTCGCCTGTTCAACGTGCCGCTGAACCTGGAGGGCACGTCGGGCAAGTGGCGCTATGCCGGCGGCACGCTGAGCATTTCCGAAGGGGCCTTCCGCCTTGTCGACCGGCAGGACGCGCGGCGGTTCAATCCGCTCGTGTCGGAAGGCGGCACGCTCACCTTGCGCGACAACGTGATCGACGCGCAGGCGACGATGTTCGAGCCCGGCACGCGGCGGAAGGTGACGGACGTTGCCATTCGCCACGATCTCGCGACCGGAACCGGCCATGCCGACCTTTCGGTGCCAGGCATCCTGTTCGACCGCCGGTTGCAGCCCGACGCGCTGTTCCCGCTCGCCAAGGGCGTCGTCGCCAACACCCGCGGCGTGGTAACCGGCACGGGCCGCATCGACTGGAGCGAGCGCGGGGTCACCAGCACCGGTGCGTTCAGCAGCGACGACCTCGACTTCGCAGCGGCTTTCGGCCCGGTGAAGGGAGCGAGCGGCACCGTGGTGTTCAGCGACCTCCTCAACCTTACCACCGCGCCAGGCCAGAAGATTCGCTTCGCCTCGGTCAATCCGGGGATCGAAGTGACCGATGGCGAACTGGCGTTCAGTCTGACCGGCGGGCGCATCCTTGCGGTGGAGGGCGCGACGTGGCCCTTTATGGGCGGTACGCTGACGCTGACCTCCACGACGCTCAATCTCGGCCAAAGCGAGGAGCGCCGATACGTGTTCGAGATCGTGGGGCTGGAGGCGGAACAGTTCGTCGAGCGGATGGAGCTTCCCAACATCAGCGCCACCGGCACGTTCGACGGCACGATGCCGATCATCTTCGATAACGCGGGCGTGGGCCGGATCGAAGGCGGCCTGCTGATTGCGCGGCCGCCGGGCGGCAACGTCAGTTACGTGGGCGAGCTTTCGCGGGAGAACCTCGGCGCGATCGCGAACTTCGCCTTCGATGCGCTGAAATCGCTCGACTACCAGCAGATGTCGATCGGTATGGACGGCAACCTCACCGGCGAGATCGTGACCCGCGTGCGCTTCGACGGCGTCAGACAGGGCGCCGGGGCGAAGCGGAACTTCATTACCCGCCGATTCGAGAACCTGCCCATCCGCTTCAACGTCAACGTCCGGGCCCCGTTCTACCAGCTGATCACATCGCTCAAATCGATGTACGACCCCGCCTCGGTTCGCGACCCCCGCGAGCTCGGCCTGCTGACCGACGATGGACGCGTGCTGAAACGCGCGGTGAGCCCGCCGCCGCCCGCGATAAAGCCCGAGGACATCGTCCCCGACGGGCCCCCCATTCAGTCCTCCGAAAGCGAGACCAAGCCATGA